CCCGTCTAACAATGAGACGTCTTTGATTATTCTCAATCAACCAATCAATGAACCTTTATcaattattatactatatacaaaaaaaaatacttatgaAATCAATCTTATTGTTAGTAAAACCCGTAGACTTATGTATGCTTGCAACCATTATGTATATCATTAcgattataattatattcttattatgattatcattattgtGTCTATACTACCGTActctatatataataatcaaCTGATAACTCTGTATATGTCTGTCGCAAATGGGCAATAATCCACGCAAGTGCTGCTGAAGAAACTCTAAGGAATCAATTCTAAATTTTACACAATACAACAAAGTGAACAAAACTACCTAATTCAAACGTATACAAAACAAGCTGAAGCTAAACGCGATTGCTATTACgaattaaatgaattgcattatttattaatccCCCAAGTGGAAATTACAGAGAATATattcgaaaacaaaacaaataaacaaccaacaacaataataaattcgtgcttagatttaaaaataaaaactaaaaggaAAATGAGAAAGTAAAAACTGTTAGTATTTTAGCACCAAATTCAAatcgtatatgtatatgtatttatgctgaaaacagaattaaataaatatattaaaaatgagaaaacaaTGTATTAACTTTATTCAATCTTATTGTTTCGAATTCAGCTAATGATTTTGAATCAATcttaacttattttaattgtaagaTGGAAAACGAAccattacattttttaaaaatacactgATTCAAATGTTTCGGTGGTCTCAGTTTTTACTGGGTGGCTTCTTCTTCGGAAAACTCTTTTCTTTTGTCTCTGTAATGCCCTGCGCAACTGATCTTCCGAAGATCCGGTTCCACATGTTGCGTCAATTGCCtctgaaaatgtattttaataaaatatgaagaaatattataaattcaatatggTCATACCAATAAGAacgtcatatatatttttatacgaCTTAATCGATAATTTTCCCTGGAGCCCATCTACATTATGCTCCATCACAAAATCATCAGATAGAACGTTTCTCAGTTGTTTCTCAACTCCATCTGGTTGGAGTAAACACGTTATAATTGAAGTCTGTAAcgaaatataattatgaattatttaaactttttttcttttcagttaTGCTTacatattgatttttattttggctgTTTATTCCCATATCAATTTTTGTCATATCTTCTGCAGATTTTATAGGAAACATGGTAAACACAGGAATATCATCACGTTGCTGAAGAGTCATTTTAGACTCCTTTTCCTCTACCACTGCTTGAAGAAGAGCTGAGATTTGCGgttgcatttcattattttgttctgaaaatatagatttgtataaattgaaatgcagttATATACGTATCGATATCAAATCGAGTTCCATACCTTGAACGCTATCTATTTTGTTGGATATATTAACCACCAGATCagtcaatattttaaaacgatCCTCCAAATTTTTAGCTGCTTTTGCACAATCGCAATCACAATTGCATTGACGATCTATGGTACGTAAGATATGTATATTGTAGATACATAATCAAATGTATGCATCTGTATTTTTACTGTATGTTAAATCAATATAACTTACCATTAGTAGCCTGGAATCTTCGTTTTGCAGCTCTGTCCGACATAATGATATAAATGACAATTCTgatacacaaaaaaacaaacgcaatCCCAAGATATTGTctggtaaataaaataataaatatattatttatcaaagatttataaaaaaaattcaatgcGATCGCACATGAACTTTAAATGTAGTTCCACAACTTAGTTGTCACTCCTTATTGTTTTGAAACCCGATTCGGGCACACTGGACTATAGCTTTcacagttatttttatttattgctgaCTAGCTAATCAATTCAGCAATACTGATTAACTAAGCAAAGTGAAGTTTTAAAAAGTACTTACTAATTACGCAGGAATAGTTGTAATCAACACAATCACAATACTGTACACAAACGGTGTAGCCCACAACTGTATACAAAGAAGATAGTGCGTGGCTAGTCCAATGAAAACAATGCTTACTGGCGCACTAGAGAAGGTATTAAGTTGTTATCGATGCAAATATCATTTCGCAAATATCGATTAATACATTATCGATGTTTGCATAATATGCCGCTTTCTTTTAAACTGTGACAAGCAGTTTCTTCTAATCAATCTAAACATGAAGAACCTGCAGCAATAAATAATCTTGTAAGATATTAGTAATAACTTTTAGTATTGTATTTAGTATCAAATTGGTTTGAcactgaattaaataaataagtagaaaataaaaagcaacttgtgaattatattcaatttagcTCTGCTGATAAATGCACATACTATCTTCATACATTCAAAAGAGACGTAGGGTTTGAGTTCACTGGGGATAagcttttatgtttatttataatgagATTGTATAACAATTatggaattatttaaaaataatctgATGAAAAACTGTCTgacattttctgtttttttaaGTCGCAGCTCCTCTTTTTGAAAACTCTCTTTTTCTGGAGTTGTAACGCCCTGCGCAGTTGATCTTCTGCTGAGTCGGCTCCACCGGTTGCTTTAATGGCTtctgaaaatgtatttaaataaaatataacctcaaaatgcaattcaaataaattggtACATACCAATAAGAACTTCACAAAAATTTTTATAAGACCTAATCGCCAATTTGCCATGAACGCCATCTAAATTATGGGCCATAACAAAATCATCAGTAAAAATGTTTCGCAGTTGTTTCTCAACTCCATGCGGTTGTAGTAAACGCGCCATAGTTGACGCCTGTAacgaaatacaatttataaattgtttgacTGAGGagattagttttgtttttaaatataaatacttacaaTATTTTCTACATCTAACATATCTATGTTCTTATCAATCATCTCCATTTCTTCTGCAGAATTAATGGGAAACTTGGGTTTCGTAAAGACTTTATCATATTGCTTGTCCGCGATACTTTCTATGAAGTTGTCCTTCTCAGCTTTTTGATTCTGCAGCGCTTGAAATACAGCTGTGAGTTGCGATTGCATTTCGTTATTTATTTCTGAAAGAatttaagtatgtatgtaaatatgagTTTATATCAAAAACGATTTGTGTTCCTTACCTTGGAGAGAATCTATTTTATGGGATACAGTAACCACCAAATCCgtcaataatttaaagtgaTCCTCCAAATTCTTGACCGTTTTAgcacaatcgcaatcgcattgaggagctataaataaaatatgttatacgtatgtactttatattaaataagtatgACTTACCGCTTGTTCTGCGAGATCGTTTTGCGGGCTTGTCCGACATGATGGTACAAAGATATTTCTAGTGAATTACACACAAACTAATCCAATTCAAATGGAAAGTTATTTTAAATCGtaacaaaattaaactttatttttgacGATTTTATGGGACTTGTTACATTTAATGGGAACTTATAAAGTAACTGATTGAAATCGAAAGTTCCGTTAGCCGGCTTGATTGTTTTGACCATATCTTTGCCTTGCTTTCCTAATCGGGCACAATGGATTCCTTctgaatttctttttatttactttttaagtaagtaaatttacatttatttgctatCTTTGATTACATAGACCATTTAACTTACATGGATTTACAGTAATCAACGTTATCTGTAATTAATGTAATTCACCAAACTCACTAATATACTCTACACCGCAGCTATCTACAAAGCAGCTAGTGAGTGGCTAGTCCAAAGAGAACAATGTTCACTGGCTGCGTTTGTTTTGGTCACACTATTGCTTTCCCAATCGGGCACACTGGACTATTGTCAtctgaatttgtttttgtttacttcttACATACTTGTTTATTGCTGTAAAATTGATCTCtgatctatctatctatctctgaTTACACTGAATACTTTACTTACATGCGTTTACAGTAACCAGTGTCAGCTGTAACGAACACAATTGCCCACACGAAAACTCTACTCCGCAGCTGTCTACGAAGCAGCTAGTGCGTGGCTAGTACAATGAAAACAATGTTTACTGGCGCAAGAGATGGTATTATGTTGTTATCGATGTTTAGATaattatcgatatttttcGTTACACAGTGCCGCGTTAACTCAAAAGTAAACTATTGTACTATCTACATatgtgtttaaatttaaaggaGTTCTTTCAACGCGTTTTTACAAAGATAGATTAGTTAATATCTTCCTAACTGATTTAATACAGTTTTAGATTCACAggataatatttttgtattattaataaatactacacacattatttattatatccaCAATGGGATATAATTACTTCGTAGATCATGTTGGCTTGGGAATTTCTATCTCTACCtagtttaaattattattaaacaaatgttCGAagctaatatattttaaatcactagtaaaagattaaaaaaaaaaaatggagacTCCTAGTAAAAATGGATCCACAACCGAggaagttgaagttgaggAAACAGAGGACTTTCATGATCTGGAGGAGTTCAACGAGGACGACATCGCCTCCGGCAGCAATGGTCAAAAGAAGGGCGAACGTTTTGTGGTTAAGAAGTGGGTGGCACATGCCAACTGGTCGTGGGATGTGGCGGTGGATAACTGCGCCATCTGTCGCAATCATATCATGAATCTGTGCATCGAGTGTCAGGCAGATCCCAATGCCAACAAGGACGAGTGCACCGTGGCCTGGGGTGAGTGCAATCATGCGTTCCATTATCACTGCATTGCACGCTGGTTGAAGACGCGTCATGTCTGTCCATTGGACAACAAGGAGTGGGTCTACCAAAAATATGGCCATTAGATAAAATTCCGGTTCGATTGAAGTgaataaaattatgtatttgtattgaacttttttttggaTTAATTGTTGAAAGTTGTAGtcaataatgaaaatgatgaTGGCGCTGTTGACTGTATTCCTAGGCCTGCTGTGGCTGCATTTCCTGATCCGTACCGAGCAGCTGCTGAGCTGTGGGTCGCACACCAGATAACAGCTCAATTTGACTAAACAAAGTTTCGCGCTGCTCGGCCAGATTGGCGTATTTCTGTTGCAGCTCCTTCTCACGCTCCATTTGGCGACGCACATCTTCCTGCAACGCTTCGAGACGTCGTGGCACCGCAATGGCTTCCTGTTCGCCCAGAAACCGGAATGTGGACAACGACAGCGAGTTCTGTTCGATCTGCGCATACGTGTCCTGCAGCTGCTTGATCAGTACCTGTGCACGTGCCTGATATCCACCCGTTAGGATCTTCAGTTTCTTCTCAATCTTGCCACAACGCTTCGCCTCCTTCGCCATGTGACGACGATTCTGTTCGAGTCGCTTCTCTGCCGACTCCAGACGATCCTTTTTACTGGCCAAATTGGCCCGCGTATAGCGATGCTGTGAGGGCAA
This is a stretch of genomic DNA from Drosophila albomicans strain 15112-1751.03 chromosome 3, ASM965048v2, whole genome shotgun sequence. It encodes these proteins:
- the LOC117567050 gene encoding uncharacterized protein LOC117567050 isoform X2 — encoded protein: MSDKPAKRSRRTSAPQCDCDCAKTVKNLEDHFKLLTDLVVTVSHKIDSLQEINNEMQSQLTAVFQALQNQKAEKDNFIESIADKQYDKVFTKPKFPINSAEEMEMIDKNIDMLDVENIASTMARLLQPHGVEKQLRNIFTDDFVMAHNLDGVHGKLAIRSYKNFCEVLIEAIDATCGTGSSEDQLRRALQRQKKRVFRRRSHPVKTETTETFESVYF
- the LOC117569372 gene encoding RING-box protein 1B: METPSKNGSTTEEVEVEETEDFHDLEEFNEDDIASGSNGQKKGERFVVKKWVAHANWSWDVAVDNCAICRNHIMNLCIECQADPNANKDECTVAWGECNHAFHYHCIARWLKTRHVCPLDNKEWVYQKYGH
- the LOC117567050 gene encoding uncharacterized protein LOC117567050 isoform X1; this encodes MSDKPAKRSRRTSAPQCDCDCAKTVKNLEDHFKLLTDLVVTVSHKIDSLQEINNEMQSQLTAVFQALQNQKAEKDNFIESIADKQYDKVFTKPKFPINSAEEMEMIDKNIDMLDVENIASTMARLLQPHGVEKQLRNIFTDDFVMAHNLDGVHGKLAIRSYKNFCEVLIEAIKATGGADSAEDQLRRALQLQKKRVFKKRSCDLKKQKMSDSFSSDYF
- the LOC117567050 gene encoding uncharacterized protein LOC117567050 isoform X3; translation: MSDRAAKRRFQATNDRQCNCDCDCAKAAKNLEDRFKILTDLVVNISNKIDSVQEQNNEMQPQISALLQAVVEEKESKMTLQQRDDIPVFTMFPIKSAEDMTKIDMGINSQNKNQYTSIITCLLQPDGVEKQLRNVLSDDFVMEHNVDGLQGKLSIKSYKNIYDVLIEAIDATCGTGSSEDQLRRALQRQKKRVFRRRSHPVKTETTETFESVYF